The Ornithinimicrobium faecis region GACAAAGGGCCCCCGGCCAGCAGTTCTGCTGGTCAGAGGCCCTTCTCGGAGCCGCCTATCGGAATCGAACCGATGACCTATTCATTACGAGTGAATCGCTCTAGCCGACTGAGCTAAGGCGGCACGCACCATCGAAAGGGTGCCCAGGGAGGATAACCGATCGCGTCACCGCGGAGCGAATCAGCAGGACAGCCCGTCCTCGGGGACGGTCCCCTCGGTCAGATAGGCGTCGACGGCACCGTCGACGCAGTCATTGGAGCGGCCGTATGCCGTGTGCCCGTCACCGTCGTAGCTGATCAGCACACCGGAGGACAGGGTGTCGGCCAGGGACTCCGCCCACTCATAGGGAGTCGCCGGGTCGCGGGTTGTCCCGATCACCACGATCGGTGCCGCGCCCTCACCGTCATAGTCCTCGAGCACGGTCTGTGCCTCCACCGGCCAGTAGGCGCAGGCCCCCTCGCCCGCGAGGTAACGCCCAAACGTGGGGGCGACCTCCTCGAACTCGGCCAGCACCTGATCGCGATCGAGCTCTGGCTCCGCGGCGCGGTCCAGGCAGTTCACCGCCGTGATGGCCTGCATGCTGTTGCCGTCATAGACACCGTCCGAGGAGCGACCGGCATAGATATTGGCCAGGAACATCAGCGTGGTCGGGTCCCCGTCCTGAGCGGCCCGCAGCGCCTGGGTCAGGATCGGCCAGGCCCCTTCGTCATACATCGCCACGATGATGCCGAGGACACCCCAGCCCTCGGTCAACTCGCCCGCAGCGTCACCGTCGAGCGGGAGCGGATTGGCGTCGAGCTCGTCCAGGAAGGTCGTGATGCCCTCCATGCCGGAGTCGACGTCATCGCCCAGCGGGCAGTCGCCGCCGTCGACGCAACTCTGGACATACTCTCGGGTGGCCTGCTCGAAGCCGGCGGCCTGGCCCAGGCCCATGTCCTTGCCGCTCATGGTGGGGTCGATCGCGCCGTCCAGCACGAAACGACCCACGCTGGCCGGGAACAACTCGGCATACGTCGCGCCGATGAAGGTGCCATAGGACGCCCCGAGGTAGTCGAGTTGGTCCTCCCCCAGCGCTGCCCGCAGCACATCCATGTCGCGGGCCACCTCAACCGTCGAGACGTGACCCAGCAGCTCGCCGCCGTTCTCCTCACAGGCGGCGGCAAAGTTCTTCACCAGCTCGGTGGACGCCTCCTCCTCGGCCGCATCGTCCGGCGTCGGATCGGCCCCGAGGTAGTCGTCCATCTGGGCGTCGTCGAAGCACTCGATGGGCGCCGAACGGGCCACGCCCCGCGGATCGAACCCGACGATGTCGAAGTGCTCCCGCACGCCGTCAGAGACCACCAGACCTGCCTGCGTGGCGTAGTCGACACCCGAGCCTCCGGGACCACCGGGGTTGACCACGAGGGAGCCCTGCTTGCTGTCGCCCGCCGGGACCCGCAGCAGGGAGAGCTCGATGGTGTCACCGTCCGGCTCCTCATAGTTGATGGGGACGGTCAGCGTGGCGCACTCGCCACCGTCACAGCTCTCCCAGGCCAGCTCCTGCTCGTAGAACTCCTCGAGCCCCTCCGGAACCTCCGCAGGAGCGGCGCTGCCCGTGCTGGCCCCGTCGTCACTCGTGCTCTGCCCGTCGTCACTGGAGCTGCCCCCGTCGTCGGCGGAGGCCTCGCCCCCATCGGCCGAGCTGGCCGGACGATCGACCGCCTCGGTGCCCGGCGCACCGGTGCACCCGGTGGCCAGCAGCGCCAGCACGGCACCGCCCACAGCAAGCCGACTCAGCCGTCCCCGGCCTCCGGCCCTGGTCCTCACGCGCATGCTGGTCCCTCTCCTGGAAAGTCCTGGTCCACCCGGTCGGTCATCTGCCCTGGCCAGCTCGCGGGAGGATCAACGTGACCATCATCGCCTCCAGCACGAGCAACGGCGAACCGTTGGCGATCAGGCGCTGCCGGGCCAGCCCGATCGCGTCGAGCGCCTCCAGCAACTGGACCGGGGTGAAAGCCCTGGCCAGCTCGCGCAGAGCCTCGATCTCAGTCGAGTTGATGGCCTCGACACCGGCGCCGGTGCCGAGCACCAGAGCGTCACGATAGACCGAGGTCAGGTCGGTCAGCGCGGCGTCGATGGTGTCGTGCTGTTGCCGACGGGCCAGTCGCTTTTGCCGCTCGTCGAACTCCTTCAGGTGCGAGCGTATGGCCGGTGGCTGGGTGCGCGCTGAGGGGTCCGCCCCCAGCTGGCGCAGCAACGTGGCCCGCGCCTCGTCGGACTCCTGGCTGGAGGTCCCCGTCGAGCCCTCGGTGGCGGCGCTCTGCAGCTCCTCGGCGGCGGCGAGCGCGGCACCGAGGCCGGTCAGTCGCAACGGGATCGCGGTCACCCGGTGGCGTCGGGTGCGCGTCTGCTCGTTGAGGGCCAGGCGACGGGCGATGCCGACGTGGGACTGCGCGGCGCGGGCGGCATAGTGGGCCATGGCTGCATCGACGCCGTCACGTCGTTGCAGCAGCTCGGCGACATCGTCGACCGGAGGCGTGCGCAGCCGCATGTGGCGGCAGCGGGACCGGATGGTCACCAGGATGTCCTCCAGCGAGGGGGCGCACAGCATCCAGACCGTGCGCGGCGGCGGCTCCTCCAGCGACTTCAGCAGCGCGTCGGCCGCCTGATCGTTGAGCCGGTCGGCGTCCTCGATGATGATCACTCGCCAGCGCCCGACCGTGGGACGCGACCCGGCCGCGAGGGCGAGCTCGCGCGCCCGCCCCACCCGGATGAAAGTCTCCGAGGTGGCCTCCACGATGAGGTCGGCGTGGCTGCCCGCGAGGATGGTGCGGCAGGCCTGGCACTCACCGCACCCGGGGGCAGCGCCACCCTCACACTGCAGCGCAGCCGCGAAAGCACGGGCCGCCTTGGATCGCCCGGATCCCGGGGGGCCGGTGAACAACCACGCGTGCGTCATCGCCCCCGGGTGCCCGGCGACGTGCGCCAGTTGCTCTGCCAGCGGCGCCTGCCCGACCAGCTCGTCGAAGACGCTCACGCCGGCTCCCCGCCCGGGGTCGCCTCACGCACCGGGACCAGAGCACTGAGGTCAGGTCGGTGGGCGGCCAGCTCACGGCATACAGCCGTATGCAGCGTGGCTGGGTCAGCGGACGCGTCCAGGACCAGGTAGCGGGCTGGGTCCTGCTCGGACCGCTGCAGGTAGCCCTGTCGGACCGCCTCGTGGAAGGCGTCCTCCTCGCGCTCCAGGCGGTCATGCACTCCCCTCCGGCGCGCCCGGCCCTGCTCGGGGGTGACATCCAGCAGGACGGTCAGGTCGGGCTGCAGCCCCTCGGTGGCCCAGACGGACAGGTCACGGATGTCGTCGTGACGCAGAGCCCGCGCGACCCCCTGATAGGCGATCGAGGAGTCCATATAACGGTCCGTGAGCACGACCGCTCCCCGCTCCAGCGCCGGACGGACCAGGGTGGCGACGTGATGTGCACGGTCGGCGGCGAAGAGCAGCGCCTCGGCTCGAGGGGCGACGTGATCGCCGTGCAGGAGGACCTCTCGGATGGCTGCGCCGAGCGCGGTGCCTCCGGGCTCACGCGTCAGGACCACCTCGCGCCCGATCGCCTCCAGAGCCGCGCGGAGGAGTCGGGACTGCGTGGACTTGCCCGCCCCGTCGCCGCCCTCGAACGCCACGAACAGCCCGGGGTGAGGGGACGTCGGGGAGGACGAGGTTGACAGCACACCGAGAGCCTAGGTGACGTCGCCGACACGAGCGCGCTCCCGCCCACAGGGCTGGCTCCTGGCGGCGCACTCCCGCAGTTTCACTCCCGCAGTTTCACTCCTGGGGGTCCGCTCCTGGGGTGGGCTCGTCCAGGTTGCCGAGGCTGCTCTCGCCCTTGAGCGTGTCGAAGATCAGCGCGGTCTCAGCGTGCAGCACACCGGGCCGGTTGGTCAGGTGGTCGAGCACGAAGTCGCGCAGGGCGTCGGCCGACTCGCAGGCCACGTGGACGAAATAGTCGGTGGCGCCGCTGACGTGGAAGGCCCCGATCACGCCCGGCAGCTTGGGCACCTGCTCGCGGAAGTCCTCGAAGTGCGTGCGTCGGTGACCCCCGAACCGCACCGCGATCATCGCCTGCACCGGACGACCCACCATCGCTGGGTCAATGTCCGCGTGGATGCCGCGGATCACGCCGCGCTCGCGCAGCAGGCGCACCCGGACCAGGCAGGTGGACTCGGCCACGCCGACCTCGCGCGCCAGTGTCGCGTTCGGTGTCCGACCGTCCTGCTCGAGGAGGGCGACCAGCTGCTGGTCGATGTGGTCCAGGACGGGGCCGGTGTCGGGCTGAATCTTCTTCGCCATGTCCCAACTCTAGTCGGACCGCTACGCAAGAAACAACCGTGATTCTGCAGATGGACCGCAGGACATAAGGCGTCCTGGCATTCACACCGCAGATCACGCACAATGGGAGTTCTTGAGTGGGTTGGGGCCCACTCAACAGACACACCGCGCGGGCGACGACGCCCGCCCGAAGAGAGGGAGACCCAACCATGTCGTTCGACACCGAGGCCGTGCACGCAGCACGCGAGGACCTGACCGCACTCGGCGTGCACGTCCCGCCCATCGACCTGTCCACCACCTATCCCGTGGGTGATGTGGAGACCGGTGGAGCGTCCTACGAGAACCTGGCCACCGGGGGCACCCCCACGCCTGGCGACAGCCTGGTCTATCAGCGGCTGTGGAACCCGACCGTGGCCCGCTTCGAGGAGGCCCTGGCCCGACTGGAGGGCGCGCAGGAGGCTGTCGCGTTCGGGTCCGGCATGGCGGCCCTGTCGGCCACCCTGCTGGCCACGGTCGCTGCCGGCAAACCCCACGTGGTGGCGGTGCGACCGCTCTACGGCGGATCCGACCACGTGTTGGCGACGGGACTCCTGGGCACCCGCGTCACCTGGGCCGAGCCAGACGGCATCGCCGCAGCGATCGAGTCCGACACCGGCCTGGTCATCGTGGAGACCCCGGCCAACCCCACCCTGGACCTCGTGGACCTCTCGGCCGTCGCCGCCCAGGCTGGAGACGTCCCGGTCGTGGTGGACAACACCTTCGCCACCCCGGTGCTGCAGCGACCGGTCGAGCACGGCGCGACGATCGTCCTGCACTCGGCCACCAAGTTCCTCGGCGGGCACGGCGACATCATGGCCGGCGCGATCGCCACCACCAGCGAGTGGGCCAGCCGCATCCGTGGGGTGCGCGCACTCACGGGCGGGGTCCTGCACCCGGTGGCCGCCTATCAGCTGCACCGCGGCCTGCAGACCCTGCCGACGCGCGTGCGTGCCCAGCAGGACAACGCCCAGGTCGTGGCCCACTGGCTGGGCAAGCAGGACGGCGTGACCCGGGTCTTCCACCCGAGCATCAAGGGGTGCGACCCGGCCGGCCTCGTGGGCCGTCAGATGAGCGGCTGCGGTGCCGTGCTCGCCTTTGAGGTGACCTCGTTCGAAGCCGCATCCACCGTCGCCCAGTCGTGCGGTCTCATCACGCATGCCGTGTCGCTGGGTGGCGTGGACAGCCTGATCCAGCACCCGGCGTCGCTGACCCACCGGCCGGTGGCCCCCGAGGCTCGACCCGCTGCCTCCGTGCTGCGGCTCTCGGTGGGGCTGGAGGATCCGGCGGACATCATCGCCGACCTGCGCCGCGCGCTCCAGGCCGCCCGTGACGTGGCCACCGAGTCCAGCGACTCCCGCGTGCCCACCGAGTCCAGCGTGTCCAGCGTGTCCACCGAATCCCGCGAGCGGGTCCTCCAGCAGAGTTGAGCTAGGGGCGGGATGTCGTCTTGGAGCAGCTAACGGTTCTGACAGCGTGAAATAGCAGGCTCCAAGAACCGGCAAGTGCTCTCAGACGGTCGGTGGAGGGCCGGGAACGCTCGAGCCTCAGCTGGACTTCTTCGCCGTCTTCTTGGCCGTGGTCTTCTTGGCGGCCGTCTTCTTCGTGGTCGCCTTCTTGGCGGTCTTCTTGGCCGTCCGCTTGCGGGTGGTCGGCCCCTTGGCGCGCTTGTCGGCGAGCAACTCAAACCCGCGCTCAGGCGTCAGGGTGGCCGGGTCGTCGTCCTTGCGCAGGGTCGCGTTGGTCTCGCCGTCGGTGACGTAGGGACCGAAGCGTCCCTCCTTGACCACGGTCGGCTTGCCGCTGACCGGGTCATCGCCCAGCTCTTTCAGCGGCGGGGCGGCCGCCGCGCGACCACGCTGCTTGGGCTGGGCATAGATCGCCAGCGCCTCCTCCAGCGTGACGTCGAACAGCTGGGCCTCGGTGGTCAGCGAGCGCGAGTCGGTGCCCTTCTTCAGATAGGGGCCGTAGCGCCCGTTCTGCGCGGTGATGTCCTCACCGCTCTCCGGGTCGACGCCGACGACGCGCGGCAGACTCAACAGGCGCAGGGCGGTCTCGAGGTCGATCGAGGCCAGGTCCATGTCCTTGAACAGGCTCGCCGTGCGCGGCTTGACCTTGGCTGCCTTCTTGGTGGTCTTCTTCGCCGTCTTCTTGGCGGGGGCGGCCGGGGCCGGTGACCCACCCTCGGGCGCCACGGCGGCTGTGGCGGGCGGCTCCGGGTCCTCGGGGAGAACCTCGGTGACATACGGCCCGTAACGACCGGCCTTGGCGACGATGTCTCGCCCACTGGTCGGGTCCTGGCCGAGGACGCGACCGTCATCGGCCGCAGCCTCAAGCAGCTCGCGACCCTTCTCCGCCGTCATCTCATCGGGGGCGATCTCGTCGGAGATCGTCGCCCGGCGAGGCTTCTCCTCCTGGAGGCTGGTGTCCTCGACATAGGGGCCATAGCGCCCGACACGCACGACGATGCCGTCGCCGATGTCGATCGTCGACAC contains the following coding sequences:
- the tmk gene encoding dTMP kinase produces the protein MLSTSSSPTSPHPGLFVAFEGGDGAGKSTQSRLLRAALEAIGREVVLTREPGGTALGAAIREVLLHGDHVAPRAEALLFAADRAHHVATLVRPALERGAVVLTDRYMDSSIAYQGVARALRHDDIRDLSVWATEGLQPDLTVLLDVTPEQGRARRRGVHDRLEREEDAFHEAVRQGYLQRSEQDPARYLVLDASADPATLHTAVCRELAAHRPDLSALVPVREATPGGEPA
- a CDS encoding DNA polymerase III subunit delta', which produces MSVFDELVGQAPLAEQLAHVAGHPGAMTHAWLFTGPPGSGRSKAARAFAAALQCEGGAAPGCGECQACRTILAGSHADLIVEATSETFIRVGRARELALAAGSRPTVGRWRVIIIEDADRLNDQAADALLKSLEEPPPRTVWMLCAPSLEDILVTIRSRCRHMRLRTPPVDDVAELLQRRDGVDAAMAHYAARAAQSHVGIARRLALNEQTRTRRHRVTAIPLRLTGLGAALAAAEELQSAATEGSTGTSSQESDEARATLLRQLGADPSARTQPPAIRSHLKEFDERQKRLARRQQHDTIDAALTDLTSVYRDALVLGTGAGVEAINSTEIEALRELARAFTPVQLLEALDAIGLARQRLIANGSPLLVLEAMMVTLILPRAGQGR
- a CDS encoding Lrp/AsnC family transcriptional regulator; translated protein: MAKKIQPDTGPVLDHIDQQLVALLEQDGRTPNATLAREVGVAESTCLVRVRLLRERGVIRGIHADIDPAMVGRPVQAMIAVRFGGHRRTHFEDFREQVPKLPGVIGAFHVSGATDYFVHVACESADALRDFVLDHLTNRPGVLHAETALIFDTLKGESSLGNLDEPTPGADPQE
- a CDS encoding trans-sulfuration enzyme family protein, translating into MSFDTEAVHAAREDLTALGVHVPPIDLSTTYPVGDVETGGASYENLATGGTPTPGDSLVYQRLWNPTVARFEEALARLEGAQEAVAFGSGMAALSATLLATVAAGKPHVVAVRPLYGGSDHVLATGLLGTRVTWAEPDGIAAAIESDTGLVIVETPANPTLDLVDLSAVAAQAGDVPVVVDNTFATPVLQRPVEHGATIVLHSATKFLGGHGDIMAGAIATTSEWASRIRGVRALTGGVLHPVAAYQLHRGLQTLPTRVRAQQDNAQVVAHWLGKQDGVTRVFHPSIKGCDPAGLVGRQMSGCGAVLAFEVTSFEAASTVAQSCGLITHAVSLGGVDSLIQHPASLTHRPVAPEARPAASVLRLSVGLEDPADIIADLRRALQAARDVATESSDSRVPTESSVSSVSTESRERVLQQS
- a CDS encoding alpha/beta hydrolase, whose product is MRVRTRAGGRGRLSRLAVGGAVLALLATGCTGAPGTEAVDRPASSADGGEASADDGGSSSDDGQSTSDDGASTGSAAPAEVPEGLEEFYEQELAWESCDGGECATLTVPINYEEPDGDTIELSLLRVPAGDSKQGSLVVNPGGPGGSGVDYATQAGLVVSDGVREHFDIVGFDPRGVARSAPIECFDDAQMDDYLGADPTPDDAAEEEASTELVKNFAAACEENGGELLGHVSTVEVARDMDVLRAALGEDQLDYLGASYGTFIGATYAELFPASVGRFVLDGAIDPTMSGKDMGLGQAAGFEQATREYVQSCVDGGDCPLGDDVDSGMEGITTFLDELDANPLPLDGDAAGELTEGWGVLGIIVAMYDEGAWPILTQALRAAQDGDPTTLMFLANIYAGRSSDGVYDGNSMQAITAVNCLDRAAEPELDRDQVLAEFEEVAPTFGRYLAGEGACAYWPVEAQTVLEDYDGEGAAPIVVIGTTRDPATPYEWAESLADTLSSGVLISYDGDGHTAYGRSNDCVDGAVDAYLTEGTVPEDGLSC